A genomic window from Solanum stenotomum isolate F172 chromosome 10, ASM1918654v1, whole genome shotgun sequence includes:
- the LOC125843287 gene encoding protein DETOXIFICATION 49-like, with the protein MLSPLIDEKEESNNIPKQKNHLTLAISEAKCIGNIAFPMIFTGLILYSRSIISMIFLGHLGELSLAGGSLAIGFANITGYSILSGLAMGMEPICGQAFGAKRFNILGLTLQRTILLLLLTSIPISILWLFMQKLLILCGQDHEIANMAQNYILFSLPDLFAQSLLHPLRIYLRSQSITLPLTFCAIFAIILHIPINYFLIKILNLGIKGVALSGVWTNFNLVGSLIIYIIFSKIYKKTWSGISLECFKGLKSLLNLAIPSCISVCLEWWWYEIMILLCGILINPQSTVASMGILIQTTSLIYIFPSSLSFGVSTRVGNELGANRPNRAKLAAIIGLCTSFVLGISSLFFAILVRNIWAKMFTQDQEIMKLTAMVLPIIGLCELGNCPQTTCCGVLRGTARPKLGANVNLGCFYLVGMPIAIWLSFFMGFDFKGLWLGLLAAQGSCAVTMMLIILVKTNWEDQARRAKELINGDCDNQDEKIEDYLESLDYHKLENSNV; encoded by the coding sequence ATGTTGAGTCCTTTGATAGATGAAAAGGAAGAAAGCAATAATATTCCAAAGCAAAAAAACCATCTAACACTTGCAATTTCAGAAGCAAAATGCATTGGAAATATTGCATTTCCAATGATATTTACAGGCCTAATTCTTTATTCACGTTCAATTATTTCCATGATTTTTCTTGGTCATTTAGGGGAACTTTCTTTAGCTGGTGGTTCACTTGCAATTGGATTTGCAAATATAACCGGTTATTCAATTCTTTCAGGTTTAGCCATGGGAATGGAACCAATTTGCGGACAAGCTTTTGGTGCTAAAAGATTCAACATTTTAGGCCTTACATTACAAAGAACTATTCTTTTGCTACTTTTAACCTCAATTCCCATTTCAATTTTGTGGCTATTTATGCAAAAACTCTTGATTCTTTGTGGCCAAGATCATGAAATTGCAAATATGGCACAAAATTACATTCTTTTTTCACTCCCTGATCTTTTTGCTCAATCACTTTTACACCCCCTAAGAATTTATCTTCGTTCACAATCCATCACATTGCCTTTAACTTTTTGTGCTATTTTTGCAATTATTCTTCACATCccaattaattatttcttaatcaAAATTCTTAATCTTGGGATTAAAGGTGTTGCCTTAAGTGGGGTTTGGACAAATTTCAATCTTGTTGgatcattaattatttatattatattttcaaagatttatAAGAAAACTTGGAGTGGAATTTCTTTAGAGTGTTTTAAgggattgaaatcacttcttaATTTAGCAATTCCAAGTTGTATTAGTGTTTGTTTAGAGTGGTGGTGGtatgaaattatgattttattatgtGGGATTTTAATTAATCCTCAATCAACAGTTGCATCAATGGGAATTTTAATCCAAACAACATCTTTAATCTACATTTTCCCATCATCATTAAGCTTTGGTGTATCAACAAGAGTTGGAAATGAGTTAGGTGCTAATCGTCCAAATCGCGCTAAATTAGCAGCTATTATTGGACTATGTACAAGTTTCGTCTTGGGAATCTCATCCTTATTTTTTGCTATTCTGGTACGTAATATTTGGGCAAAAATGTTCACTCAAGATCaagaaattatgaaattaaCCGCGATGGTGTTACCTATTATAGGGCTTTGTGAACTTGGGAATTGTCCACAAACAACATGTTGTGGTGTGTTAAGAGGAACAGCTAGGCCTAAATTAGGTGCTAATGTTAATTTAGGATGTTTTTATCTAGTTGGAATGCCAATTGCAATTTGGTTAAGTTTTTTTATGGGATTTGATTTTAAAGGATTATGGCTTGGATTATTAGCTGCACAAGGTTCATGTGCTGTGACTATGATGTTAATTATATTGGTTAAGACTAATTGGGAAGATCAAGCAAGAAGAGCAAAAGAACTTATTAATGGTGATTGTGATAATCAAGATGAAAAGATAGAGGATTATTTGGAATCATTGGATTATCACAAGTTGGAAAATTcaaatgtttga